The proteins below come from a single Caldanaerobius fijiensis DSM 17918 genomic window:
- a CDS encoding VTT domain-containing protein, protein MVLKTFIDLILHLDKYLGAVIQTYGLITYFILFTVIFLETGLVVTPFLPGDSLIFAAGTFAAIGSLNIAVLYVVLAIAAILGDTVNYHIGKKIGYMIYEQENVKFIKKEYLLEARNFYEKYGAMTIVLARFIPIIRTFAPFVAGIGEMRYLRFLSYNMIGGISWTALFAFGGYYFGNLKFVKENFSFVLVAIILISLLPAIISVLKHKAKT, encoded by the coding sequence ATGGTACTAAAGACTTTTATCGATTTGATTTTGCACCTTGATAAGTACCTGGGAGCTGTAATTCAGACGTATGGTTTGATCACGTATTTTATTCTTTTTACAGTGATATTTTTAGAAACAGGTTTAGTTGTGACGCCTTTTTTGCCGGGGGATTCTCTTATATTTGCTGCAGGGACTTTTGCTGCAATAGGCTCTCTGAATATTGCAGTGTTATATGTAGTGCTGGCCATAGCTGCTATCCTGGGGGATACAGTGAACTATCATATCGGCAAAAAAATAGGGTATATGATATATGAACAGGAGAATGTTAAATTCATTAAGAAAGAGTACCTGCTGGAGGCTCGCAATTTTTATGAGAAATATGGGGCTATGACTATTGTGCTGGCCAGATTTATACCTATTATAAGGACGTTTGCCCCCTTTGTGGCTGGCATTGGCGAAATGCGATATTTGAGGTTTTTAAGTTACAATATGATTGGCGGCATAAGCTGGACTGCTTTATTCGCCTTTGGAGGGTATTATTTTGGAAATCTTAAGTTTGTTAAGGAAAATTTTAGCTTTGTCCTTGTAGCTATTATTTTAATATCGCTGTTACCTGCAATTATAAGTGTTTTAAAACACAAGGCAAAAACATAA
- the rlmH gene encoding 23S rRNA (pseudouridine(1915)-N(3))-methyltransferase RlmH, whose product MGIDIIAVGKIKEKYIQEGVSEYAKRLSRYCKLNIVEVPDEKAPENLSDAQKEQVKQLEGERIRAKIKKGSFVIVTDINGEQMSSERLASKLNELILSGKNDITIVIGGSLGLCDELVKNADMRLSFSKLTFPHQLFRLILLEQLYRCFKIIHAEPYHK is encoded by the coding sequence ATGGGTATAGATATTATTGCGGTAGGTAAGATAAAAGAAAAATACATACAGGAGGGCGTGAGCGAATACGCAAAGCGCCTTTCGAGGTACTGCAAATTAAATATTGTAGAGGTGCCGGATGAAAAAGCGCCGGAAAACCTCTCTGACGCTCAAAAAGAGCAGGTAAAGCAATTAGAAGGCGAGAGAATCAGGGCAAAGATAAAGAAGGGTAGCTTTGTCATTGTTACGGATATAAACGGTGAACAGATGTCGTCGGAACGATTGGCATCAAAATTAAATGAACTTATATTGTCAGGCAAGAACGATATAACGATTGTTATAGGAGGTTCACTGGGCTTATGCGATGAGCTGGTGAAAAATGCGGATATGCGGCTATCCTTTTCAAAATTGACCTTTCCACATCAACTCTTCAGATTGATACTTTTAGAACAGCTATATAGGTGTTTCAAGATAATACACGCTGAACCGTATCATAAGTGA
- a CDS encoding MarR family transcriptional regulator, whose amino-acid sequence MSAKDTVLKVLSEAGKPLKPGEIANLAGIEQKEVQKAIKELKDEGKITSPKRCYYTVNQ is encoded by the coding sequence ATGAGTGCGAAAGATACTGTTTTAAAAGTTTTAAGCGAAGCCGGTAAGCCACTGAAGCCTGGAGAAATTGCAAATCTTGCGGGAATTGAACAAAAAGAAGTTCAAAAGGCGATAAAGGAATTAAAAGATGAGGGCAAAATAACCTCTCCTAAGAGATGTTATTATACTGTGAATCAATAA